The genomic stretch TTTTTGGATTCTAAAGTCGGATATAGTTTATCGGAACATTGGGGGGCTTATTTTTCCGCAAACTTCCTTTCGCAGTTTGCCAATGGCTACAATTACGATGAAGATCCCAGGACGTTGATCTCTGGATTTATGTCTCCGGGGTACCTGACCACCTCGTTGGGTTTCGAATATAAGCCTAATGAGGAATTTGTGTTAAGGATCGGCCCATTTTCTCCCAGATGGACATTTGTGACGGATTTATCCATTGCAGATAACATAGAAGAAAATTATGGAGTGCCTGTAGGTGAGAAAGTAAGAACGGAATGGCTGGCACTACAGCTCTATGCCGAGTGGGACAAGGATATCAACGAAAACTTCAATATCCTATCAAGGTATCAAATGTACGCCAACTACGAAACATTGTCTTTTAAGAAGATCGATCATCGGTTGGATGTAACCCTTACAGCAAAAATAACAGAGATCATTAGCGTGACATTTACAAGCATTAACCTATATGATTATGATCAGGATCCAGGTATTCAATATAGTCAGGGATTGGCACTTGGGTTACTGTACAAGGTGAGTAACAAAAAAGAGTAGACAACATTCCTTTTTAGATAAATATTTTGTTTGTTCACGGAATTTATTATTTTTGTTTAACTGTGGTAGTTAAATAATAGTTGGTTTAGTTTTCAAAGTAAAGAGCAGGGAATTTTTCCCTGCTTTTTTCTTTTTTATTGATTACCGATGGTGATATTTACTATAGGCAAAGGTCAAATAGTGATTTTTGATTGGAGGAAGGAGGAGTAGGTTAAAGGTTTTTTATCAATCCTAAGAAATTTAAAGTCTATTGATAAACAATAGGAATGACCTAATACTGAAACATTTTCGTGCGTTAGGTATTTGCTTGTGGAAATTTAGACTTTTCCATTTTCGGTTTGTTCAAGGCATTTGCAGATAGGGGAGGTCTGTTTGGCAAAATCATACCCCTCCTGCCACCATCTGCGCATTTGATTGGGGTCAAAGATCAGTGAGTTTTCAGTGAGTTCTTTTGGGGGATAGTAAAAGTTCAATTTGACTTTTTTCTGGGAACCTTGGAGCTTACCAATGGTGATATCGTCATTGGAGATTTGATTGAGCATAAAGTCAAAAGTCCTCGTGGTGAGCTCCAGGGCGTTTTTGACAGGATTTTGGGGCGAAGTGGGTTTGTTTGTTTTGAGGACAATTATGTCTATTTCAGTAGCTCCTCTTCGGATGGATTCTGAAATAGGTACCAGATCGGCCATTCCTCCATCAGCATACTCCATATTGTTCTTTTCGACCAGGCTCATAAACGGGACCATATTGGCAGATGCCCAGATCCAGTCACAAAAATCGGTGTAATTACATTCTTTAAGAGATTTGTATTCCACCTGGTTAGTGCTGAGGTTGGATACCGTAATGACCACATCGGCACTGTTTGCCTGCATTTTTTTATAATCCTCTTTACGGATGCTTCTTCCGATGAGTTTGCGCAGGCTGCTGGTGTCACCAAAGGTTTTCTTTTGCTGGATAAACATTTTCATGATCCCCAAGTGGTTAATGCGGCTCCTGAAAGTCCCGTTCTCTTTTGTGATGATAAAGGGGCAAATGGTGAAAATATCCTTTTGTTTTACGGTGGTATAGACATTTTTGATTTTTTCGACATTGTCGATAGATAGATGGGGGATAAGCAGGCTTCCTGTAGAGGTACCCATAAACAAGTCATACTCAAGTTTGCATTCCCTTATTAAAAACTCTGCTATACCTCCAGCGTAAGCACCCTTGCTTCCACCACCTGATATTACCAATGCCCTCATAGATTCACTATTCCATAAAATTATAAACCGAAATAACTTACGCGGGCCATTGGCTATCTGCCAATTTCCCACGCTAGTATAGTTTATAAATTTACTGTTTTGTGGCTAAAAGCCAAATATCAAGATTGATGTTGCTCCCTGAGGAGGTCATTGATGGTCTTAACAGGATTAAAAGTGCCCAATGGAACCTCAACAAATATGGAGTTCCAGTCAGCCATTGACCCATTCCACAGTCCTGGGAGCTCTTGCGCTTTTAGGTCTTTCCCGTTTTTGGATTTTTGTGTGATAAATCCCGTTTCTGGATCGCGGTACTTGAGCAGGTCGAATTTATCTCCTTTATAATCTTTTACACCACATACCAGATCAGTTGGGTTAAAGTGAGAGGAGCTTCTAAAGATCTTTGCCACTTTATTATCGTTCAGGTCAAGTTGTGCTGTTTCACCAATCTGTAAGGAGAATGATCCATCTTTGTCTTTTACCCAGAAAGGTCCGCCCCCTGGTTCTCCTGTATTTTCCACCATGCCACATACACGCAGCGGTCTATTGAGTTTGCCCTTAAGGAAGACTGTTTTTTCACTGTCAGATAGGCTGTTGAATTGGGATGAAAGTCTTAATCCCAGCTTGTTTTCCAAAAGTTCAGCTGCTGTACTGATGGTCTTCTTGCTTGGATTGTCGTCCAATTTTTCAAGCAAGTCAAAAAGCTCCGTTTGGGTTTCCAAAAGGATGGAAGCAATAACGATTTTATATTTTTTAGTGGCTTCTTTAAGCCGGTCAGGGACTACATTATCGATGTTTTTAATAAAAATAAGGTCTGCATCGATTTCATTTAAATTTTCCAACAGTGCACCATGCCCGGCAGGTCTAAATAGGATTTCTCCATTTTCTTCCAAAAATGGTGTGTTATCCATATTGACCGCAATGGTGTCTGTAGAAGGCTTTTGTTGGGAAAAAGTTACTTCAAAATTCACCTTGAACTGATTATTCAATTTTTCCTTGAGCTGGTTTACATGTTCTTCAAAACGTGCTTGATGTTCTGGTGATACGGTGAAATGTAGTCTTACGGTGTTGTCTTTACCAAGCCCATACTGCAGGCCTTCAATAAAATGCTCATGGACAGGGGTACGGTTTAGATCATTATAAGTGTGAAATTTCAGTAGTCCTTTTGGCAATTTTCCATATCCAAGTCCTTCGTCATTTAGCAGGTAAGAAACAATGGTGGGAAATTCTTCCCTTTCCAGCAGCTCTTTGATATCCAATCCGTTTTCAGAGAGCATTTCCTCTAGGTCTTTGTAAAAAGCAAATGATTTTAGGTTGGAAATAAAGGTCCTTACGAAAGGGTTGGCGTCTAAACTCTGATCCTCAGCTTCTAAATATGCGAAGAGGTTTTTGAACATTCGCGTGGCAGCACCACTGGCCGGTACAAATTTCACGATTTCTTTATTCAAAGTCACGGAGCCATAGTTTTTCTCAAATGCGGAAATCTGCGCATCGGTGATTTCTTCTATCCCATTACCAATGGTTGCTGGCTCATCTATGGCTAAAAAGGGAAAGCCATTTTTGAAATTGGAAATCTGTTTTTCAATCTTTTTTGGATCCCTCCCTTGTAAGGTGATTTTTTCTTTTACTACTTCCTCAATCATGTCTCTATTACTTATAATTAAAAACTATAACTAAAATGGTAATTGTGTCCTAATAATTGGGTTTACGTACTACTATAAAAGCACTTGTTAAATCTCTTAAACAATTTACTGTGTCAATTTTATATAAAAAAATGTATTTTAACTAATTTTTTATGCTTTTTGTGATCAAACAGCCTTAAAGTAGATGGGGTAGTTCCAGGTGGTAATTTTAATATTGGTGAAAGGCTTGTGTAACATACTGCAATACTAAAGGTAAAGATTTTCTCCAATAAGTCCAAGTATGTCCTCCATCTCTTATTCTGAATTCATGGGGGATTTCATGCTTTCTCATGGCAATATGGACCAAACTATTTCCTTCATAAAGAAAGTCATCATCACCACAGTCAATATACCATCTGATGGCTTTCTTATCCTCTTCTGGGATTTGTGCAATTAGGGAGAGCGCATTATGATTTTCATAATACGCTTGGAGTTGCTGGTCTGTATAGTTCTTCGTATCCATTCTCCTTTTCATTTCATCTAAGGATAATGGGCCTACATAGGCACTTAACGGAGCTGCAGATGAAAATAATTCAGGATGATGTAAAGCGTAAATCATGCTTCCTCCGCCTCCCATCGATAGGCCTGCGACGGCGCGATACTGCTTTTCACCCTTAATACGGTATTTCCCTTCTACATGTGGAATAAACTCCTCAAAAAAGAAGTCTTCATAATTCCAGTCACCATCGATCTGGTTAAAATATCCTCGTCTGCCCGTATCGGCATCAGGCATCACAATGATCATAGGAGTAGCTTTTCCTTCATGGATGGCTCGGTCGGCAATATGAAGTACTTCTCCAAACTGCACCCATCCAGTCTGATCATCTCCTGCTCCGTGAAGCAGGTATAGCACTGGATAGCTTCGTTCAGATGTTTCATAATCAGGAGGGAGGTAGATCGCATATTTTCTTTCACTTCCCAAAATCTCACTTTGCAGCGTGAGCTCATCATATACTTTTCCGGTTTGGGCATAAGAAAGGGAAGAGGCAAGCAGCGATACCAATCCAATGAATAGACTTAGCATAATTTTCATGATGGGGTAAATTGGGTTTGGTTAAATATAAGGTTTATCCCGTTTTATCAAGCGGTTTGGAGGCGAAATTGTTTTAGCTGATCATCTATTGTTTTCACAAAAGTGATTTGATGACATCTTTCGCTTTGTCGAGCTGTCCCCTGAAAACCACCTTTCCTTCTGTATTAAGCACCACGACTGTTGGGTAGACGTACACCCCAAAATCATCCATGACTTTTTGGGTTCCTTGTAGGACATTGAAATCATAGCCTTTTTTACGGATGGACTCAAAAGCCTGGCCGGGATGGTCACTGTTCATAGGGCGATTAACAGCATAAATAGCGATTTCCGGTTGATCACGGTATTGCTCGTGGAGTTGCTGTAGGTCGGGAAATTTCTTCCAGCAGGGGGCACAGCCTATAAACCAAAAATCCAATAGGACAATTTTACCTTTAAGGTGTTCATTAATGATTTCTCGTCCCGCTTCATCAGTCACCTTAAATGTAACCGAGGTTTCTTCTGCCACCTGCCCTGAAGTATTGCCAAATTCTATATAATGAACCCATGTATCGTATATCTTAAGGTTTAACATAAAAGGGAAAAGAAACAGTAAGAAGGTGTAGTGGTAGCGTTTATTGATGTTACCCGCAGTGAAAATAGCAGCGGCCAATACTCCCAATACCAAACAGAGAATCGTGGGAAATACTTTCATGGCAAACTTTAAGCTAGGAAGACTGATAAAAGCAAAAAGAATGACGGCAAAGAGAGAAGCGGAAATCACCCACTTCGAAGGAAAAAGTTTCGAGAGCTTTTGGATGCAAAGTGCGTCAATCAAAAAAATCAACGTAAAGCCAAGCAGGGCACCAAATCCCCACAGGGTATAGTCCCTTGACAAGGATAAAATGTGAGCGCTAATAAAAAAAGTGACGATGAATAGGATGACTGACAGAAAAATCCTGATAATGGTTGTTTTCATGAATATATAAGGAATAGATGGTTAATGTTATAGAACGTTAGTTGGTTGAGCTAGGTTTAATCACCATTCGTCGATAAGTTTAAAACTGACTTTATCACCTTGTTTTTTTTGCGATAGGCAAGAGATTGCCTGAGGGGAAAGCTGAAGGACACGAGGATAGCCGCCTGTCACTTGGGCATCTCGCATGAGGATCATTAATTGCCCCCCAGGGGTCAATTGGACAGTCCCGGGATAGAC from Echinicola soli encodes the following:
- a CDS encoding DUF3078 domain-containing protein; protein product: MFFSKKKFIAVLSFSALLSIGTYAQGVSDSVSQVATDTTYWTKEFSAGLNFNQGAFSSNWSAGGVNSVALGAILKGKANYLKGKWSWDNQMEMLYGMVKNEGEDGRKSNDRIFLDSKVGYSLSEHWGAYFSANFLSQFANGYNYDEDPRTLISGFMSPGYLTTSLGFEYKPNEEFVLRIGPFSPRWTFVTDLSIADNIEENYGVPVGEKVRTEWLALQLYAEWDKDINENFNILSRYQMYANYETLSFKKIDHRLDVTLTAKITEIISVTFTSINLYDYDQDPGIQYSQGLALGLLYKVSNKKE
- a CDS encoding patatin-like phospholipase family protein, giving the protein MRALVISGGGSKGAYAGGIAEFLIRECKLEYDLFMGTSTGSLLIPHLSIDNVEKIKNVYTTVKQKDIFTICPFIITKENGTFRSRINHLGIMKMFIQQKKTFGDTSSLRKLIGRSIRKEDYKKMQANSADVVITVSNLSTNQVEYKSLKECNYTDFCDWIWASANMVPFMSLVEKNNMEYADGGMADLVPISESIRRGATEIDIIVLKTNKPTSPQNPVKNALELTTRTFDFMLNQISNDDITIGKLQGSQKKVKLNFYYPPKELTENSLIFDPNQMRRWWQEGYDFAKQTSPICKCLEQTENGKV
- a CDS encoding DUF4301 family protein gives rise to the protein MIEEVVKEKITLQGRDPKKIEKQISNFKNGFPFLAIDEPATIGNGIEEITDAQISAFEKNYGSVTLNKEIVKFVPASGAATRMFKNLFAYLEAEDQSLDANPFVRTFISNLKSFAFYKDLEEMLSENGLDIKELLEREEFPTIVSYLLNDEGLGYGKLPKGLLKFHTYNDLNRTPVHEHFIEGLQYGLGKDNTVRLHFTVSPEHQARFEEHVNQLKEKLNNQFKVNFEVTFSQQKPSTDTIAVNMDNTPFLEENGEILFRPAGHGALLENLNEIDADLIFIKNIDNVVPDRLKEATKKYKIVIASILLETQTELFDLLEKLDDNPSKKTISTAAELLENKLGLRLSSQFNSLSDSEKTVFLKGKLNRPLRVCGMVENTGEPGGGPFWVKDKDGSFSLQIGETAQLDLNDNKVAKIFRSSSHFNPTDLVCGVKDYKGDKFDLLKYRDPETGFITQKSKNGKDLKAQELPGLWNGSMADWNSIFVEVPLGTFNPVKTINDLLREQHQS
- a CDS encoding alpha/beta hydrolase, with product MLSLFIGLVSLLASSLSYAQTGKVYDELTLQSEILGSERKYAIYLPPDYETSERSYPVLYLLHGAGDDQTGWVQFGEVLHIADRAIHEGKATPMIIVMPDADTGRRGYFNQIDGDWNYEDFFFEEFIPHVEGKYRIKGEKQYRAVAGLSMGGGGSMIYALHHPELFSSAAPLSAYVGPLSLDEMKRRMDTKNYTDQQLQAYYENHNALSLIAQIPEEDKKAIRWYIDCGDDDFLYEGNSLVHIAMRKHEIPHEFRIRDGGHTWTYWRKSLPLVLQYVTQAFHQY
- a CDS encoding TlpA family protein disulfide reductase codes for the protein MKTTIIRIFLSVILFIVTFFISAHILSLSRDYTLWGFGALLGFTLIFLIDALCIQKLSKLFPSKWVISASLFAVILFAFISLPSLKFAMKVFPTILCLVLGVLAAAIFTAGNINKRYHYTFLLFLFPFMLNLKIYDTWVHYIEFGNTSGQVAEETSVTFKVTDEAGREIINEHLKGKIVLLDFWFIGCAPCWKKFPDLQQLHEQYRDQPEIAIYAVNRPMNSDHPGQAFESIRKKGYDFNVLQGTQKVMDDFGVYVYPTVVVLNTEGKVVFRGQLDKAKDVIKSLL